The nucleotide sequence TGGTGCGGCCATCCTTCAGGAGCTCATCGAGGCCCGGTTCATGGAACGGGGCCAGCGCCTTGTTGAGCTGCTCCACTTTGGCGGCATCAACGTCGATGCCCACCACGGTGTGGCCCATGGACGCCAGAGTTGCAGCGTGGACTGCCCCGAGGTAGCCGCAGCCGATCACGGAGATCTTCATGAAGAGGGTCCTTTGCTTGAGGTGAGTTCCGAGGGGCCGGTTGTTTCGCTGGGCACGCCGGAGATGACTTCGTTGTAATGACGGACCAGCTCGGCGCTGAGCACCGGCCACGTCCGGCCCTGGACCGAAGCGGCAGCTGCCGTTGCGAACGCGCGGCGCTTGGCGTCGTCGCCCATCAGGTCCTGGACGTAGGCGCGGAGCTGGGTGAGGTTTCCGGGCTCGTACAGCCAGCCGGTGCGGGAGTTTTCCACCAGGTCCAAGGGGCCGCCGCGCCCCGTGGTCACCACCGGAACGCCCGACGCCATGGCTTCCTGGATGGTTTGGCAGAACGTCTCGAACTCTCCGGGGTGGACGAAGAGGTCGAAACCGGCGACGGCCTCCGCCAGGGCTTCGCCGCCGAGGAAACCGGCGAAATGGGCGTTGGGAAGCGCGGCTTGGAGAGCTTCGCGCTGCGGGCCATCGCCGACGATGACCAGCTTGGTGTTCGGCACATCCGCCAGCACGGCGAGATCCTCCACCTGCTTCTCGACGGCGAGCCGGCCGACGTAGCCGATGATGCGCTGACCGTTAGGCGCTACTTTGCTGCGCCACGCCGGCGAACGTTTCGCGGGATTGAAGCGCGCGGTATCCACACCGCGCCGCCACATGTCCACGCGAAGGATGCCGCGTCCGCGCAACTGGTTCAGCGCGAAAGTGGACGGCACCAGGGTCCGGGTGGCCAGGAGGTGGATGTTGTCCACGCGGTTCCAGGCCCAGTTCTCCAGGAACGGCACGCCATAGCGGCCCGCGTAGCTGGGAACTTCGGTTTGGTAGATCGCGACCGTAGGGATGCCGAGTTGGTGGGCGGCCTGCACGGCGCGCCAGCCGAGGACGAAAGGGGAGGCGAGGTGAACGACGTCCGGCGCGAAATCGGCAAGGATTCGCTTGACCCGATTCACACCACCCAACGCCACCCGCACATTCGTGTAACCGGCCAGCGGCACGGAGGGAAGCCGGTGCACATACGCGCCCTTCTCGACGCTCGAAACATCAGTGTCCGAGGTCGACGGCGCGATCACCATCACCTCATCCCCGCGCTCCTGCAGATGCTCCAGCACCCGCAGTATCGAGTGGGTAACCCCATTCATCAGTGGCAGGAATGATTCGGCGACGATTGCGATCCTCACGCCTCCCACGGTGGTCGCGGCGGGTGGCTTACTGGGTGCGCGGGGGTGGCCTGTGCGGGAAGAGTGGGTTAACAGGTGGGTTGGGCTGGTCTCCGACTCGCAGCAAGCAGGGGGAATCTTGAAGAAAACACTCGCACTGGGAGTAGGAAAGCCGGAAGCGACTTACTGATGTTCGGTTGGTCGCCCACCCTGTGCCCTCTTCAAATCCTTCCGCAGCCCCCGGTTGTCCGCGCGGAGTTCCTCGTTGTGCTCACTCAGCCCACGGTTGTCCTCGCTCAGCCCGCGGTTCTCCTCCTCGAGCTCCAGTACCCGCTTCACACCGGCCAGGTTCAACCCTTCATCCAGGAGCACCCCGATCCGGCGCAGCGTGGTCAGGTCGTTTTCGCTGTAGCGGCGCGTGCCGCCGTCGGTCCTCTCGGGGGTGAGCAGACCCTTGCGCTCGTACTGCCGGATGTTCTGCTGCCCGGTTCCCACCAGTTCCGCGGCAACTGAGATCGCATAGACCCCTTGCGTGTCCCGGCCACCATCAGTGCCGCCGTCGGACGCTGGGGTGGGCAGGCCGCCGTCGTGCTCCTGGGCAGCATTCGCGCGATCCGAAACCGCCATTAGAACCTCCGAAAATCCTCCAAAAAGCTACTTGCACCACTCTCTCACCAGTGCTATAAAAAATCTATACCAGCCAACACAGATCGAACAGGCTGGAACCTACAACAGAATCAGCATCAAAACCAAAGGAGTGAGAACCCAATGCTGATGCGCACTGACCCGTTCCGCGAATTCGACAGGCTCGCCCAACAGGTTTTTGGCACAACAGCACGCCCGGCCGGAATGCCGATGGATGCATGGCAGGAGGACGGACAATTCGTTGTTGCCTTCGATCTGCCTGGCGTAAGCCCTGATTCGGTGGAGTTGGATGTCGAACGGAACGTCCTGACGGTAAAGGCAGAACGGAAGTCGCCCGCGGGCGAGAACACGGAGATGATTGCCGCCGAGCGCCCGCAGGGTGTCTTCAGCCGGCAACTCATCCTGGGTGACACTTTGGACACCGATGGCGTCCAGGCCAGCTACGACGCCGGGGTACTCACACTCCGCATCCCCGTCGCCGAGAAGGCCAAGCCACGGCGCATTGAAATCACATCCAATGGGCAGAGGCAGGAGATCAACGCATAATCCAGTCCGTCCTGCCGGAAGGCTCACCCGGGGGTGGCCGACCGGCAGGGCAGCGACCGGGAACGACGGAGGCGGCCGCATCGGAAAAGTCGGGCGCAGGCTTCGTGCCACGTCACAGCGTTTCTTAGCGCACATGAAAGCGACCCCCGCCCGTCGTCTCCCGATTGATGGCCCCCGGCCCAGGCCGGGGGCCATCGCCTGATCCGCAGCATGAACCGGAACCCGCAGTGAGTACGCAACCCGACTACTACGCCACCCTCCACGTGCCGCTGGACGCGACGGCGCGTGAAATCACCCGCGCCTACCGCGCACTGCTGCGAACCCACCACCCGGACACCCGCCAAAAGGTCGACGACGGCGACACCACCTCCGCGGCCGACCTCCAGGAACTGCACGCCATCATGCAGGCGTACGTCGTGTTGTCGGACCCAGGAAAGCGGGCGGCATACGATCGGGCGCGGCGGAGTGGATCCATTGTTGGTGCCGGCGGAACACCCGTGAAGGTCCGGGTGCACAGGCGCGAAGCACGGCCTGGGACGAGCGGCGAGCAGTCACCGCTCACCTTTGGGCCCACCCGTTGGGAACCTTCGTCCAGAAACCTGAGAACACCAAGGAGTAATCCATGAGTGCTTGGCGTCCGTATGACGGCCACATCATCCCCGCGTTCTACGAGCGGTTCGAACAACGCTGGGGCAGGGGGACAGCGCCGTTCCTGGACCCGGAAGTCCACGAACAACCCCTTCCCCGGGCGCAGTGGATCAACCCGGACACCGGTGCCGCGGTCGCCGTCGTCCCCATCTGGACCGACGATCCAGAGCATCGCTCCTTCGGGGTGTTCTATTTGCCGCCGGCAGGTGACATCTGGATGCTGCGCCCCGGACCCACCACGTTCGTGGAACCAA is from Paenarthrobacter nicotinovorans and encodes:
- a CDS encoding J domain-containing protein; translation: MSTQPDYYATLHVPLDATAREITRAYRALLRTHHPDTRQKVDDGDTTSAADLQELHAIMQAYVVLSDPGKRAAYDRARRSGSIVGAGGTPVKVRVHRREARPGTSGEQSPLTFGPTRWEPSSRNLRTPRSNP
- a CDS encoding Hsp20/alpha crystallin family protein; amino-acid sequence: MLMRTDPFREFDRLAQQVFGTTARPAGMPMDAWQEDGQFVVAFDLPGVSPDSVELDVERNVLTVKAERKSPAGENTEMIAAERPQGVFSRQLILGDTLDTDGVQASYDAGVLTLRIPVAEKAKPRRIEITSNGQRQEINA
- a CDS encoding glycosyltransferase family 4 protein, which codes for MRIAIVAESFLPLMNGVTHSILRVLEHLQERGDEVMVIAPSTSDTDVSSVEKGAYVHRLPSVPLAGYTNVRVALGGVNRVKRILADFAPDVVHLASPFVLGWRAVQAAHQLGIPTVAIYQTEVPSYAGRYGVPFLENWAWNRVDNIHLLATRTLVPSTFALNQLRGRGILRVDMWRRGVDTARFNPAKRSPAWRSKVAPNGQRIIGYVGRLAVEKQVEDLAVLADVPNTKLVIVGDGPQREALQAALPNAHFAGFLGGEALAEAVAGFDLFVHPGEFETFCQTIQEAMASGVPVVTTGRGGPLDLVENSRTGWLYEPGNLTQLRAYVQDLMGDDAKRRAFATAAAASVQGRTWPVLSAELVRHYNEVISGVPSETTGPSELTSSKGPSS
- a CDS encoding MerR family transcriptional regulator, which codes for MAVSDRANAAQEHDGGLPTPASDGGTDGGRDTQGVYAISVAAELVGTGQQNIRQYERKGLLTPERTDGGTRRYSENDLTTLRRIGVLLDEGLNLAGVKRVLELEEENRGLSEDNRGLSEHNEELRADNRGLRKDLKRAQGGRPTEHQ